In a genomic window of Telopea speciosissima isolate NSW1024214 ecotype Mountain lineage chromosome 5, Tspe_v1, whole genome shotgun sequence:
- the LOC122661293 gene encoding phosphatidylinositol transfer protein 3-like — translation MFRWMSSHNSEENDSVQQDVKVNELRTAIGPLSGRCLQFCTDACLKRYLEARNWNVDKSKKMLEETLKWRSSFKPEEIRWHEVAIEGETGKVYRANFHDRVGRTVLILRPGMQNTQSHDNQMRHLVYLIENAILNLPDDQEQTCWLIDFTGWSLNNSVPIKTARETTNILQNHYPERLAMAFLYNPPRIFEAFWKVVKYFLDQKTFQKVKFVYPNNNESMELMKSYFDVDNLPTELGGKVDLQYDHEDFSRLMTQDDIKTATKWGLGNGVPKINNGCLGAADVAPEPVPLAPPAS, via the exons ATGTTTCGGTGGATGTCTTCTCATaattctgaggagaatgattcTGTGCAGCAGGATGTGAAG GTCAATGAACTAAGGACTGCTATCGGGCCACTATCAGGACGTTGTTTACAGTTCTGTACTGATGCATGCCTAAAGAGATATTTGGAGGCTCGGAATTGGAATGTTGACAAGTCAAAGAAAATGTTGGAAGAAACTCTCAAGTGGAGGTCATCCTTTAAGCCTGAGGAGATCCGTTGG CATGAAGTAGCAATTGAGGGTGAGACTGGCAAAGTATACAGGGCAAATTTTCATGATCGGGTTGGGAGGACCGTTCTTATATTGAGACCGGGAATGCag AACACACAATCACATGACAACCAGATGAGGCATCTAGTGTACTTGATCGAGAATGCTATCCTTAATCTTCCGGATGATCAAGAACAGACGTGTTGGTTAATAGACTTCACTGGCTGGTCATTGAACAACAGTGTGCCCATAAAAACTGCCCGAGAGACTACCAATATTCTACAGAATCACTATCCTGAGCGGCTTGCCATGGCATTTCTCTACAATCCCCCAAGAATTTTTGAAGCATTTTGGAAG GTTGTAAAGTACTTTCTGGATCAAAAAACATTCCAGAAGGTGAAATTCGTCTACCCCAATAACAATGAGAGTATGGAACTCATGAAATCATATTTTGATGTGGATAATCTTCCAACAGAACTTGGGGGGAAAGTCGACTTGCAATACGACCACGAGGATTTCTCAAGACTGATGACCCAAGATGATATAAAAACTGCTACCAAGTGGGGATTAGGCAATGGAGTTCCCAAAATCAACAATGGGTGTTTGGGAGCAGCAGACGTGGCTCCAGAGCCCGTGCCTCTTGCCCCGCCAGCCAGCTGA